CTACTGGTGTTTCAATAACCTTTGGGTTTACACTCATTTGCACAGCTTGAAGCACATCTCTTCCAGCTAAGTCAATAGCCGCTGCCCTTTCAAATTCCAACTCAATATCAGCTCTTTGAGCTGCGATTAAAGCATTGACCACCCTATCTACATTACCACCAGCTAAATAATGACCTTCTAACTTATTTGTGTTTAACTGAAGACCACCTTTTGTGGCTTTTATCAAGGGCTGGACAATTTTAGCAGGTATTACCCTTCTAAACCTCATTCCTATAAGATTAAAAAATCCAATTTTAACACCTGCAGCTTGAGCTGAGATCCACAGCCCTATTGGAATAAATGATAAAAAGACTGCTACAAAGATAACAACAAGTGCCACTACAACAAAAAACAAAGCAACTTCTGGTCCCATTATAAATTCCTCCTTATGATTAATATTTTCTAACCACTATACTATTGCTGCCAACTTTTACAACTTCCACTTTTTCTTTAGCAGCTATATAACCACCCTCCGTCATCACATCATAGCGCTTTCCTTCTATTTCCGCACTACCTGTAGGACGTAAGGTTGTTAAAGCAACTCCTTTTTTACCAAGCAAATCATCATATTTAGAAGAAGCTACGTAGCCTTTATCTACATCTTCTCGATCGCTTAGTATCAAACGTTTTATCACGTCAGATTTAGATATAAATTTCCAAGAACCTACTAAAATTAGGATAGTAAATGGAATACTAATGGCAATCATAATAAAGCCATCTGAAGCAGTTTCAGCAGTTAAAAATATACTAAGAATAACTAAGGCTATTCCTCCTATGCCTAACATGCCAAAACCTGCAGCAAAAATATCTACCAAAATTAATATTAACCCTAGTATAAAAACCACTATATGTTCCCATTGTGCTAAATCTGCAATCAAATGCCCTGCGAAAAATAAAATAAAACAAGTCACTCCTGTAATTCCAAAAACACCAAATCCAGGGCTGATAATTTCAATAAAAAATGCAGCCATTCCAATTGACAGTAGGATTCCACCGACATAGGGACTTGTAATAAATCGTGCAAAACTTTCTGCCCATGCTTCGGTAAATTCAATTACTTTATGATCACCGTAACCTAAGTCCTTTAACATTTCGGCACGGGTTGGATATACTCCTTCACAGTACCCATATTCTATAGCTTGAGATGTGGTCAAGGTCAGCAGGTGTCCTGATTGGACTAGACCATCAATCTCGCTTTCCCTTCTAACCATTGCAGTTGCTATTTCTGGATCCCTTCCATTTCTTTCTGCAGCACTTCTCATTGCTGCGTCCCAGTCAGAAAGGGCTTTTTCATCTGCAGTTTGTGAACCTACTATAACTTCTGCATCCCCCATTGTGGCAGCATCAGTCATGTAAATGGCATCAGCTGACAAAGCTAAAAATGCCCCCGCTGATATTGCTTGATTATTAACATATGCATATACCGGAATGTTAGAACCCACAATTGTATCTCTTATTTCTTTAGCTCTTCTTACATAACCCCCGGGAGTATTAATCTCCAGTACTATTAGATCTGCGCCTTTCATTTCTGCCTCATTAAAAGCTCTATTTAATGTGCGAGGTAATGCGTTGTCTATAGTGCCATCTATTGTGATTACATAAACAACTTGATCAGTATCACCATAAACTATACCGCTAAAAAAAGTAAAAAATAACATTGATAGTAGTGCTATGGAAAATAATTTTTTCATTCCCATATCCCCCCTTTTTAATTTTAATGTTCATAAATAATTAGGCGATTGCAAAAATCTATAACACTTGAAATAAAAGCACTTTTTATAAATAAATTTCTAGAGCTCAAAAAACTGAGCTTCCTAGTTGCAATGTCTTTCTGGTTGCTTTTTACCATTTTAAGCCCGCAACTTTCTTAAACTAAAATCCTTATTGGATACTCATACGTTAAATTTATAATCAGATCTAAATTATGTATATGCCTGTTATATATATTTCTATGTATTTCTTAAAAATTCCTTCATTTATATTTATTGTTAGCCAAATTTAAAGAAAAATTAAAATTATTAAGTAGAAAAGCTACCCTTTTTAGGGTAGCTTTTTAACTAATTAAGTTTTTTACTAACTATTTGGCTTACCAGCTTACCGTCTGCTTTTCCTTGTACCTTTGGCATTATTGCAGACATTAACTTGCCCATTTCTTTTTTTAAAGAAATTCCAGTTTCTTCAATTGTGGATTCTACTAAAGTTTCAATTTCTTCTTCTGTCAATTGTTTAGGCAAGTAAACCTGTATAATATCTATTTCTTTTTTAAGTTTTTCTACATCATCAGGTCTATCCGCCTTTTTGTAATCCTCAATAGAGTCACGACGTTTTTTTACTTCCTTGTTAAGTATTTGAAACGATTCATCATCATCAAGTGGAGTACCTTTATCTATTTCAGCATACTTCAACTCAGAACGTATCATCCTTATTACTGTGAGGGCAAACTTATCTTTTTCTTTCATGGCAGTTTTCATATCTCTTGTCAAACGTTCTACCACACTCACGATAGTTCCTCCTTCAGCACTATAACCTAACTAGTACTTTTTCTTCTTTTTGCGAGCCGCCTCTGATTTCTTTTTACGTTTCACACTTGGTTTATCGTAAAATTCTCTTTTACGAGCCTCTGATAGTATTCCCGAGCGTTGGCATGTACGTTTAAACCTTCTTAAGGCGTTGTCAAGTGATTCATTTTTGCCAATTTTAACTTCAGCCACTTAGCTTCCCTCCCCTCGTACTACCACACAATATAATTAAATATGGGTATTCCCATAGCATAACAATTCTATTATACAAAATAGAATTGTTACTGTCAATTATCTCTATTTTAACCAGGCGGCCATTTGAGCTGCCGCTTTCCTAAAAGATGAAAGTGAAGATGGTCAACAGTTTGTCCTCCCAAACTACCACAGTTGTTTACAACCCTGAACCCTTCTTCTAAATCTAATTTTTCCGCTATCTCTTTTATAGCTGAAAAAATTTTGCTGATTTCTTCAGGTGGTGTCTCTTTAACATTAGAAAAATGCTTTTTGGGGATTATCAATACATGTACAGGGGCCTGTGGTTCAATATCATTAAACGCTAGTATTTCATCTGACTCAAAAACTTTGTCAGATGGAATTTCATCTTTTATTATTTTACAAAAAAGGCATGACATAAAAATTCACCCCCTTACTATAGACTAGCTTTGATATGTACTTCTACTCTTTTATATACTTACCTGCTCTATATTTAAAAATTATCTGGGGTTTACCTTTACTTCAATATTATCTTTTTTTTCTCCTCTAGAATCATAGAAGTTCCAGCTTATAGAGTTAATGCTTATATCTTTAGGTTTAGGTATAATATAAATTTTATAAGTATCCTTTTTTTCTGAAGAAAAGATATTATAATAAGTTTCGCCAAATTCATCAACATTCTCTACTAAATCCTGAACGGTAAAGTTTACAGATATAAGGGCCAGTTGATTGTTATCATCAAAAGAGTAATCTGGGTGAGGAATAGAGTTT
This genomic interval from Proteinivorax tanatarense contains the following:
- a CDS encoding NfeD family protein, translated to MKKLFSIALLSMLFFTFFSGIVYGDTDQVVYVITIDGTIDNALPRTLNRAFNEAEMKGADLIVLEINTPGGYVRRAKEIRDTIVGSNIPVYAYVNNQAISAGAFLALSADAIYMTDAATMGDAEVIVGSQTADEKALSDWDAAMRSAAERNGRDPEIATAMVRRESEIDGLVQSGHLLTLTTSQAIEYGYCEGVYPTRAEMLKDLGYGDHKVIEFTEAWAESFARFITSPYVGGILLSIGMAAFFIEIISPGFGVFGITGVTCFILFFAGHLIADLAQWEHIVVFILGLILILVDIFAAGFGMLGIGGIALVILSIFLTAETASDGFIMIAISIPFTILILVGSWKFISKSDVIKRLILSDREDVDKGYVASSKYDDLLGKKGVALTTLRPTGSAEIEGKRYDVMTEGGYIAAKEKVEVVKVGSNSIVVRKY
- a CDS encoding GatB/YqeY domain-containing protein — encoded protein: MSVVERLTRDMKTAMKEKDKFALTVIRMIRSELKYAEIDKGTPLDDDESFQILNKEVKKRRDSIEDYKKADRPDDVEKLKKEIDIIQVYLPKQLTEEEIETLVESTIEETGISLKKEMGKLMSAIMPKVQGKADGKLVSQIVSKKLN
- the rpsU gene encoding 30S ribosomal protein S21, giving the protein MAEVKIGKNESLDNALRRFKRTCQRSGILSEARKREFYDKPSVKRKKKSEAARKKKKKY
- a CDS encoding histidine triad nucleotide-binding protein translates to MSCLFCKIIKDEIPSDKVFESDEILAFNDIEPQAPVHVLIIPKKHFSNVKETPPEEISKIFSAIKEIAEKLDLEEGFRVVNNCGSLGGQTVDHLHFHLLGKRQLKWPPG